A single region of the Candidatus Sungiibacteriota bacterium genome encodes:
- a CDS encoding 2,3-bisphosphoglycerate-independent phosphoglycerate mutase: MAKPKPLLLIILDGFGISLEKEGNPVYEAKKPTLDEIERNFPFTTLQASGVAVGLPWGEAGNSEVGHLTMGAGRVIYHHLPRIINAISDGSFFKNPAFIGAAEHVRKNKSRLHIAGLVSSGSVHSYIDHLYALLDFTKKEKLEEVHLHIFTDGKDAPPQEGVKFIELLEERIKKEWPQTHLATVVGRFYAMDRDEKWERIQTSYGLLTGGKGEKITSIPEYIRTQYKKDLTDEFIGAAVADGNGIIKDGDALIFFNFREDSMRELAHAFADEDFDKFPRKKSKNLFLVTMTEYQKDLKAHAAFEPLDIGWPLARILGEAGLRHLHIAETEKYAHVTYFLNGGTEKLFPGEERILIPSITAAHFDEVPEMRAKEITAKILEYFDTYDVIIANFANADLVGHSGNFQAAIRAVEILDGALQQIMNAVLASDGAALITGDHGNIELKRNVITGEKLTEHSLNAVPLYLIGRKFRLTKQRSESEREKQKTEAGGMLTDIAPTILELLGLKKPAEMTGKDLLKTLLGQ, translated from the coding sequence ATGGCCAAACCCAAACCCCTGCTTTTAATAATTCTTGACGGCTTCGGCATCTCTTTGGAAAAAGAAGGTAACCCTGTTTATGAAGCCAAAAAACCAACGCTGGATGAAATTGAGCGCAATTTTCCTTTTACCACGCTTCAGGCGTCCGGCGTGGCTGTTGGACTTCCGTGGGGAGAAGCGGGCAACTCGGAAGTGGGACATTTAACCATGGGCGCGGGACGCGTGATTTATCATCATCTGCCAAGAATTATAAACGCCATATCTGACGGTTCTTTTTTTAAAAATCCGGCGTTTATCGGGGCGGCGGAGCACGTCAGGAAAAATAAATCGCGGCTCCATATCGCGGGACTGGTATCTTCCGGCTCGGTGCATAGCTACATTGACCATCTCTACGCGCTTTTGGACTTCACAAAAAAAGAGAAACTTGAGGAAGTACATCTTCATATTTTTACCGACGGCAAAGATGCCCCGCCGCAAGAAGGAGTAAAATTTATTGAACTGCTTGAAGAAAGAATAAAAAAAGAATGGCCCCAGACGCATCTAGCAACTGTCGTGGGAAGATTTTACGCCATGGATCGCGACGAGAAATGGGAACGCATCCAGACATCGTACGGACTACTGACTGGTGGTAAGGGTGAAAAAATAACTTCAATTCCTGAATACATCAGAACCCAGTATAAAAAAGATTTAACTGACGAATTTATCGGGGCGGCAGTTGCGGACGGGAACGGAATCATAAAAGATGGCGACGCCTTGATTTTTTTCAACTTCCGTGAAGACTCTATGAGAGAACTTGCTCACGCCTTTGCGGATGAAGATTTTGATAAATTTCCGAGAAAGAAAAGTAAGAACTTATTCCTCGTGACCATGACCGAATATCAAAAAGACCTCAAGGCCCATGCCGCTTTTGAGCCGCTGGATATTGGGTGGCCGCTGGCGCGGATTTTAGGTGAGGCCGGACTCCGGCACCTGCATATTGCCGAGACCGAAAAATACGCGCATGTGACTTATTTCTTAAACGGCGGCACGGAAAAACTTTTTCCGGGAGAGGAACGAATTTTGATTCCCTCCATTACCGCCGCCCACTTTGACGAGGTACCCGAGATGCGAGCCAAAGAAATTACAGCCAAAATCTTGGAATATTTTGATACTTACGACGTGATCATTGCTAATTTTGCCAACGCCGATTTAGTAGGACACTCCGGTAACTTTCAGGCAGCCATACGGGCCGTGGAGATTCTGGACGGGGCGCTACAGCAAATTATGAACGCGGTTTTAGCTTCGGACGGGGCCGCGCTGATTACCGGAGACCACGGAAATATTGAACTAAAAAGAAATGTCATCACGGGCGAGAAGTTAACGGAGCACTCTCTCAATGCCGTTCCCTTGTATCTTATTGGCAGAAAATTCCGCCTGACAAAACAACGCAGTGAGTCCGAAAGAGAAAAACAAAAAACCGAAGCGGGCGGCATGTTAACTGATATTGCGCCCACAATTCTTGAGCTTTTGGGACTAAAAAAACCCGCCGAGATGACGGGCAAGGACCTGCTAAAAACACTACTTGGTCAATGA
- a CDS encoding ATP-dependent Clp protease proteolytic subunit: MDDEIFAQYLIPTVIEKSQFGERAYDIYSRLLKERIIFLGGPIVDPIANSIIAQLLFLESEDEKKDIKLYINSPGGSVPATLAVYDTMQYVKPDVSTICIGMAASGAALLLASGAKGKRFALPNSEVLIHQVMAGGIEGQATEIEISAKHVLRLKERLSHILSKHTGKLLTQVEKDTDRDFYMDAEEAKKYGIIDEIIKRKTNSK, from the coding sequence ATGGACGACGAAATTTTTGCACAATATTTAATTCCCACCGTCATTGAAAAGTCGCAATTTGGCGAGCGGGCTTATGATATTTATTCGCGGCTTCTCAAAGAGCGTATTATTTTTCTGGGCGGGCCGATTGTGGATCCGATTGCTAATTCCATTATTGCCCAGCTTTTATTTTTGGAGTCAGAGGACGAGAAAAAGGACATCAAGCTTTATATTAATTCCCCCGGCGGCTCGGTGCCCGCGACCTTGGCGGTTTATGACACGATGCAGTACGTTAAGCCGGATGTTTCCACTATTTGTATTGGGATGGCGGCTTCGGGCGCGGCTTTACTTTTAGCATCGGGAGCCAAGGGTAAACGTTTTGCGCTCCCCAACTCCGAAGTTTTAATACATCAAGTAATGGCCGGAGGCATTGAGGGTCAGGCAACCGAAATTGAAATTTCAGCCAAACATGTTCTGCGCCTCAAGGAGCGCTTAAGCCATATTTTATCAAAACATACCGGAAAACTGCTCACGCAAGTTGAAAAAGACACAGACCGCGATTTTTACATGGACGCCGAAGAAGCGAAGAAGTATGGCATTATAGATGAAATAATTAAAAGGAAAACAAACAGCAAGTAA
- the tig gene encoding trigger factor yields the protein MDYNFTKSLKSQAEIDVSIPFREFEPHLARAATLISEETEIEGFRRGKAPYEIVKQKFGENAIYERAADLAVRKTYPELMQKMLDSGEVSPSRPPIGRPEITIIKLVPGNDLEFKIRLAVMPEVKLSDYKVIARRVQKEKKAVSITDEEVEKTLEWLRESRAPLITVDRPAQSGDTVEIDFSARGGSASGGEVKDNSPILSESKNHPLVIGQGKFLPGFEDNLIGMKVGDEKSFTLVAPENWHEKSMAGKAFDFIVTMKLVQERKLPELTDESVKNLGDFPSVEALKKSIREGIGKEKEEKEIQRLRALTIEKIAEETKIEVPDVLIEGELDKMFTELKSGVEQMGMKWEDYLLHIKKGVEELQKDWRDEAEKRVRIALVLREIAKVEKIEPTAEEIETRANQLLSQYKSVEDAKKHIDAEELKEYTKGILKNQKVFEFLEKM from the coding sequence ATGGACTATAATTTCACAAAGTCGCTAAAATCACAAGCGGAGATAGATGTAAGTATTCCTTTTCGGGAATTTGAGCCGCATCTTGCGCGCGCGGCAACTTTAATTTCGGAGGAAACAGAAATTGAGGGTTTTCGCAGGGGTAAAGCTCCGTATGAAATTGTTAAACAAAAATTCGGGGAGAATGCGATTTACGAGCGGGCGGCGGACTTGGCCGTACGCAAAACCTATCCGGAGCTGATGCAGAAAATGCTGGACAGCGGTGAGGTTTCTCCAAGTCGCCCTCCGATAGGAAGACCGGAAATTACTATAATCAAACTTGTGCCCGGAAACGACTTAGAATTTAAAATCAGGTTAGCAGTAATGCCCGAAGTAAAACTGTCTGATTATAAAGTCATTGCCCGAAGAGTACAAAAAGAAAAAAAGGCGGTTTCCATAACCGACGAAGAAGTTGAGAAAACATTGGAGTGGCTCCGGGAATCGCGCGCGCCCCTGATTACGGTTGATCGTCCGGCGCAATCCGGCGATACGGTCGAGATTGACTTTTCCGCCCGAGGCGGATCCGCCTCCGGCGGAGAAGTAAAAGACAATAGCCCCATCTTAAGCGAGTCCAAAAATCACCCATTGGTTATTGGTCAAGGAAAATTTCTGCCGGGATTTGAGGATAATCTTATTGGCATGAAAGTCGGAGACGAGAAGTCATTTACCCTTGTTGCGCCGGAAAATTGGCACGAAAAGTCAATGGCCGGAAAAGCGTTTGATTTTATAGTCACCATGAAACTGGTGCAGGAACGTAAGTTGCCGGAACTGACTGATGAATCTGTCAAAAATCTTGGCGATTTTCCATCGGTTGAGGCTCTAAAGAAGAGTATCCGTGAAGGAATTGGTAAAGAAAAAGAAGAGAAAGAGATCCAGAGACTGCGCGCGCTCACTATTGAAAAAATTGCAGAGGAGACAAAAATAGAAGTCCCGGACGTATTAATTGAGGGCGAGCTTGACAAAATGTTTACAGAATTAAAATCCGGCGTAGAGCAGATGGGTATGAAGTGGGAAGACTATTTGCTTCATATAAAAAAAGGCGTGGAAGAGCTCCAAAAAGATTGGCGAGATGAGGCAGAAAAAAGGGTGAGGATTGCGCTGGTCCTGCGCGAAATCGCAAAAGTAGAAAAAATAGAGCCGACGGCAGAAGAAATTGAGACACGCGCTAATCAGCTTTTAAGCCAATACAAATCTGTTGAGGACGCCAAAAAGCACATTGACGCCGAAGAATTAAAGGAATATACTAAAGGCATATTAAAGAACCAAAAAGTTTTTGAGTTTTTGGAGAAAATGTAA
- a CDS encoding sodium-translocating pyrophosphatase: MILFPIITSLVSIAFALVLIYLIKKYPTGTGKQIEIWQAIKAGSRAYLKRQNTTVGFVALVLAIIIWQVFGGETAMGFLVGAVSSTLAGYLGMMTAVDTNVRTTEAAKSGLSKAFRVAFLGGSVTGFLVVGLGLLSVSLFYAITQNISSLVGLAFGGSLISIFARLGGGIYTKGADVGADLVGKIEAGIPEDDPRNPAVIADNVGDNVGDCAGMAADLFETYAVTAIAAMLLGSLLFPGNQSIVLLPLIIGGVAIAASILGSFLVRVKEGGSIMGGLYRGLIGSSLMAVILLWPAFAITLDRSLVNPYFMAALAGIGVTALMVVATEYYTSKKFRPVKAIARASLTGHGTNIIIGLAYSLEATAFPILVISAGMLFAFLFAGLYGVALAAMTMLAQAGIIVAIDSFGPITDNAGGIAEMAGLPEEVRKVTDPLDAVGNTTKAITKGYAIASAGLAALVLFASFVEELKNFGKAVFFNLSDPYVIVGLFIGGMMPYLFSSIAMRAVGKAAQGVVEEVRRQFKEIPGLWESIQKDKEGIMSRRSDATSDVGIPTSLLKDKNGASGTGTGQPQYDKAVDIVTKAAIRQMIIPALIPVAVPILLVVVLGSNAPQALGGLLVGSIVTGLFVAISMTSGGAAWDNAKKYIEEGNYGGKKSPAHQAAVTGDTVGDPYKDTAGPAINPMIKIVNIVALLIARLL; the protein is encoded by the coding sequence ATGATTTTATTTCCAATAATAACTTCTTTGGTTTCCATCGCCTTTGCTTTGGTGCTGATTTATTTAATAAAAAAATATCCGACTGGAACAGGAAAACAAATTGAAATTTGGCAAGCCATAAAAGCTGGTTCTAGGGCCTATCTCAAGCGCCAAAATACTACGGTTGGGTTTGTGGCTTTGGTTTTGGCCATAATTATTTGGCAAGTTTTTGGAGGAGAAACCGCAATGGGATTTTTGGTTGGCGCTGTTTCCTCAACACTGGCCGGGTATCTGGGTATGATGACTGCGGTAGATACTAATGTTCGCACCACAGAAGCTGCCAAATCCGGCCTGTCCAAGGCGTTTCGGGTTGCTTTCTTGGGAGGTTCAGTAACTGGATTTTTAGTGGTGGGCCTTGGACTTTTATCCGTAAGTCTTTTTTACGCTATTACACAAAATATTTCTTCGCTCGTGGGTCTTGCTTTTGGGGGTTCTTTGATTTCTATTTTTGCGCGTCTTGGCGGAGGAATTTATACCAAAGGCGCGGACGTGGGAGCGGACTTAGTAGGTAAAATTGAGGCAGGGATTCCGGAAGACGACCCCAGAAATCCGGCCGTAATTGCAGATAACGTGGGAGACAACGTGGGAGATTGTGCGGGAATGGCCGCGGACCTTTTTGAAACTTATGCCGTAACCGCGATTGCGGCTATGCTTTTGGGCTCGCTGCTTTTCCCGGGAAATCAAAGTATTGTGCTTTTACCCCTTATTATTGGAGGTGTTGCGATCGCGGCCTCAATTTTAGGCAGTTTTTTAGTGCGGGTTAAAGAAGGCGGCTCAATTATGGGAGGGCTTTACCGCGGACTTATCGGCTCTTCCCTTATGGCCGTCATACTTTTGTGGCCCGCTTTTGCTATTACACTTGATCGGTCGCTCGTAAATCCTTATTTTATGGCGGCTCTGGCCGGTATTGGCGTTACTGCTTTGATGGTGGTTGCAACCGAGTATTACACTTCTAAAAAATTCCGTCCGGTAAAGGCAATTGCCCGCGCTTCACTCACCGGGCATGGCACCAATATAATTATTGGCCTTGCCTATTCTCTGGAAGCAACCGCGTTTCCGATTCTGGTAATTTCTGCCGGCATGCTTTTTGCTTTTCTTTTTGCGGGACTTTACGGTGTGGCTTTGGCCGCGATGACCATGCTGGCTCAAGCCGGAATTATCGTGGCTATAGATTCTTTTGGCCCGATTACTGATAATGCCGGAGGTATTGCTGAGATGGCGGGGTTGCCCGAAGAAGTACGCAAGGTCACTGATCCTTTAGATGCGGTGGGAAATACCACCAAAGCCATTACCAAAGGATATGCTATTGCATCAGCCGGACTCGCGGCCTTGGTTCTTTTTGCGTCTTTTGTTGAAGAGCTGAAAAATTTTGGGAAGGCGGTATTTTTCAACCTTTCCGACCCCTATGTTATTGTGGGTCTTTTTATCGGCGGTATGATGCCTTATCTTTTTAGTTCCATTGCCATGCGGGCCGTTGGGAAAGCGGCGCAGGGCGTGGTGGAGGAGGTGCGAAGGCAGTTTAAAGAGATACCGGGGCTTTGGGAGAGCATTCAAAAGGACAAAGAAGGAATTATGTCCCGACGATCCGACGCTACGTCGGATGTCGGGATCCCGACTTCCTTATTAAAAGATAAAAATGGGGCGTCGGGAACAGGCACGGGCCAGCCACAGTATGATAAAGCAGTGGATATTGTGACCAAGGCTGCGATTCGTCAGATGATTATACCGGCGCTGATTCCGGTGGCTGTGCCGATTTTACTTGTGGTAGTACTTGGGTCAAACGCGCCGCAGGCGCTTGGCGGACTACTGGTGGGTTCTATTGTGACCGGACTTTTTGTGGCGATTTCCATGACTTCAGGCGGAGCTGCTTGGGACAATGCCAAAAAATATATTGAAGAAGGAAACTACGGCGGCAAAAAATCTCCGGCGCATCAAGCCGCAGTCACCGGAGATACGGTGGGAGACCCATATAAAGATACAGCAGGACCCGCCATTAATCCCATGATAAAAATAGTAAACATTGTTGCTTTGCTTATAGCTCGGTTATTGTAA
- the nusA gene encoding transcription termination/antitermination protein NusA, which yields MDLKSFAQAIQQIADEKGIPKEKILETIELALAAAYKRDYGQRGQIVRAKMDPDTGKVEMKQIKIVMDETMIKSEEEIQAEEEERARKLVEAAEGKAGDQEERKREEMVEAEKEGTEIAEDTEPKKIRFNEEKHMMIEEARKIKKDIKPGDELEFPLEYHEEYGRIAAQTAKQVIVQRIREAEREAVFDEFKSKEGELVSGLIQRIEGRNIFVDIGRTVGILIPEEQVPYERYRVGDRIKVLITLVEKNPKGPGVFLSRSHPRLLKKLFEIEVPEIASGTVEIKSVAREPGSRSKVAVLSHEEGIDPVGSLVGQRGVRVTTVINELGGEKIDVIEWSEDPAEFITHSLSPAKVLDVEINEKRKEARAVVPDEQLSLAIGKGGQNVRLAAKLTGWKIDVRSSKKPEESQVEEAPEEEKTPAVSTEGVREALAEVMGETKSEEKKKEPKTTDGKVETQKKKKTTKKTTKKEITEEKRAA from the coding sequence TTGGACTTAAAATCATTTGCGCAGGCAATACAGCAGATTGCCGATGAAAAAGGAATACCCAAGGAAAAAATTCTTGAAACCATAGAGCTGGCTTTGGCTGCGGCTTATAAGCGCGACTATGGCCAGAGGGGTCAAATTGTTCGCGCCAAAATGGACCCGGATACCGGAAAGGTAGAAATGAAGCAAATAAAGATTGTGATGGATGAGACTATGATTAAATCCGAAGAGGAGATTCAGGCTGAAGAGGAAGAGCGGGCCCGAAAGCTGGTTGAAGCCGCGGAGGGCAAGGCTGGAGACCAGGAGGAGCGGAAAAGAGAGGAAATGGTTGAAGCGGAAAAGGAAGGGACGGAAATAGCAGAAGACACAGAGCCTAAAAAGATACGCTTTAATGAGGAAAAACACATGATGATTGAAGAGGCCCGCAAGATTAAAAAGGATATAAAACCCGGAGACGAACTTGAGTTTCCTCTTGAGTATCACGAGGAATACGGACGAATTGCGGCCCAAACCGCCAAGCAGGTGATTGTACAGCGTATCCGTGAAGCCGAACGCGAGGCCGTTTTTGATGAATTTAAATCCAAAGAAGGGGAGCTTGTAAGCGGATTGATCCAGCGGATTGAGGGGCGGAATATCTTTGTAGATATTGGAAGAACTGTGGGTATTTTAATACCCGAGGAGCAGGTTCCCTATGAACGCTACCGGGTGGGAGATCGTATTAAAGTTCTGATTACTTTAGTTGAGAAAAACCCTAAGGGGCCGGGGGTGTTTTTGTCGCGTTCCCACCCGCGTCTTTTGAAAAAACTTTTTGAGATTGAGGTCCCGGAAATTGCATCGGGCACCGTGGAGATTAAATCCGTGGCGCGCGAACCGGGGTCACGCTCCAAGGTTGCGGTACTATCTCATGAAGAGGGCATTGATCCTGTGGGTTCTCTGGTGGGGCAAAGGGGTGTGCGGGTTACTACGGTTATAAACGAGTTGGGGGGAGAGAAGATTGATGTTATTGAATGGTCCGAGGATCCGGCAGAGTTTATCACCCACTCTTTGTCTCCGGCCAAAGTCCTTGATGTTGAAATAAACGAGAAAAGAAAAGAAGCGCGGGCGGTTGTGCCGGACGAACAGCTCTCTCTTGCTATTGGCAAGGGCGGACAAAACGTGCGTCTTGCGGCTAAACTTACCGGATGGAAAATTGATGTAAGATCCAGCAAAAAACCGGAAGAGTCTCAAGTTGAAGAGGCGCCCGAAGAAGAAAAAACCCCGGCAGTTTCTACAGAAGGGGTCCGCGAAGCGCTGGCCGAGGTAATGGGCGAGACGAAATCAGAGGAAAAGAAAAAAGAACCCAAGACTACGGATGGCAAGGTTGAAACACAAAAGAAAAAGAAAACAACAAAGAAAACAACAAAGAAAGAAATAACCGAAGAAAAAAGGGCTGCCTAA
- a CDS encoding M1 family metallopeptidase, with translation MRQRRLSANRYRLLRTVEPLHYHLIITPDFSSLRFSGVEQVSLLIKKSTSQITLHSVGLKISKVCLVVNGGNLTPQCTSFDKKLETVTFKFGKRVPAGEAELFLSFFGELNDKMHGFYRTSYEVNGEKKWGGATQFEATDARRAFPCFDEPDRKATFSLELIVPKEKTALSNMPVGSVEEGHDIKMVRYQKTPPMSTYLLAWVVADLECFEALDKNRVPIRVWTTLGKKEQGRFALDTACRVLPYFAEWFGVPYALPKLDMVALPDFAAGAMENWGLVTYRETALLIDRDNSSQAAKQRVAEIVSHELAHQWFGNYVTMKWWTHLWLNEGFASYMGPKAVNHIFPDWDIWTQYVADDYCSALHLDGLKNTHPVEVGVGDPREISEVFDAISYSKGSVINRMLEHYLGEELFRRGLRHYLTRYAYKNAATDDLWKALEEVSGKPIKEIMASFTRQPGYPVLKVQRARGGLRISQERFIFDGSKDKKDPLWKVPFGVAYESDPEPIFFYLDRRSTTIPLELDDGEWVKVNPDQSGFYRVSYAPELMGELKRVVGTQTLSKVDKLELLDDALALAKAGLVKTSDALGLLASYSKEEDFSVWSVLAASLGTLDNLLGREAFYGSFVVFAKEFFTPAARLIGWDKKPGDGHLEVMLRSLLLLNAGWYGDRKITEEAQRRFQEFVAGGTLNPDIRQAVYTLSAENGGGEELEALLKIYDSTDLQEEKMRVLRSLAGFRDGQLLRQVLQFSLSERVRAQDTPILIAGIGSHSVGRSAAWDFVKRNWKKLLGRYEGSGLGLLSMMVEFAAGFSSEEELRDVAAFFRKERRMGLDRTKRQVLESIRSKIKWLRRDRQDIEEWLRSRADYKLVPFGNR, from the coding sequence ATGAGGCAACGGCGTTTGTCGGCAAACCGCTATCGCCTGCTCCGCACGGTTGAACCCCTACATTATCACCTGATCATTACTCCAGATTTTTCTAGTTTAAGATTTTCTGGGGTAGAACAAGTCAGTCTCCTGATTAAAAAATCAACATCGCAAATCACGCTTCATTCGGTTGGTCTTAAAATCAGCAAGGTCTGCCTTGTTGTTAACGGCGGGAATCTTACCCCGCAGTGCACCAGTTTTGATAAGAAACTTGAAACCGTGACTTTTAAATTTGGCAAGCGTGTACCCGCCGGAGAAGCAGAGCTGTTTCTTTCATTTTTCGGAGAGCTGAACGACAAGATGCATGGTTTTTACCGCACCTCTTACGAGGTGAATGGCGAGAAAAAGTGGGGCGGAGCAACACAGTTTGAGGCCACAGACGCGCGCCGCGCTTTCCCCTGTTTTGACGAGCCGGATCGTAAGGCCACTTTTTCTCTGGAACTTATAGTTCCTAAAGAAAAAACAGCGCTGTCCAATATGCCGGTTGGTTCGGTTGAGGAAGGGCACGACATTAAGATGGTTCGCTACCAAAAAACCCCGCCTATGTCCACGTATCTTTTGGCTTGGGTGGTTGCCGACCTTGAGTGTTTTGAGGCTTTGGATAAAAATCGGGTCCCAATTCGGGTTTGGACCACGCTCGGTAAAAAAGAGCAGGGCCGTTTTGCACTGGATACTGCTTGCCGCGTCCTGCCCTACTTTGCCGAGTGGTTTGGCGTTCCTTACGCTCTACCCAAACTGGATATGGTGGCTTTGCCGGACTTTGCCGCCGGAGCCATGGAAAATTGGGGGCTGGTTACTTATCGTGAAACCGCGCTTTTGATTGACCGCGATAATTCTTCGCAGGCAGCCAAACAGCGCGTGGCCGAGATAGTATCGCATGAACTTGCGCATCAGTGGTTTGGAAACTACGTGACCATGAAGTGGTGGACGCATCTCTGGTTAAACGAAGGGTTTGCGTCTTACATGGGACCAAAAGCAGTAAATCATATTTTCCCAGACTGGGACATTTGGACCCAATACGTTGCCGATGATTATTGTTCTGCCCTGCACCTAGACGGTCTAAAAAATACTCACCCGGTGGAGGTTGGGGTTGGAGACCCCAGAGAAATTAGTGAAGTGTTTGACGCGATTTCTTACAGTAAGGGATCGGTTATAAACCGGATGCTGGAACATTATTTGGGAGAAGAACTCTTCCGAAGAGGTTTGCGGCATTATCTTACGAGATACGCTTACAAAAACGCGGCCACCGATGATTTATGGAAAGCGCTTGAGGAGGTTTCGGGAAAGCCGATTAAAGAGATTATGGCGAGCTTTACCCGTCAGCCCGGTTATCCGGTTCTTAAGGTTCAAAGAGCGCGAGGGGGACTTAGGATATCTCAAGAACGGTTTATTTTCGACGGCAGCAAAGACAAAAAAGACCCGCTTTGGAAAGTACCCTTTGGGGTAGCTTACGAATCCGACCCGGAACCGATTTTCTTTTACCTTGATCGTCGTAGCACCACAATTCCTCTGGAACTTGATGATGGCGAGTGGGTAAAGGTAAATCCTGATCAGAGCGGATTTTACCGGGTGTCTTACGCGCCAGAGCTAATGGGAGAACTTAAACGTGTAGTTGGTACGCAGACGCTTTCCAAGGTTGACAAACTAGAACTTTTGGATGACGCATTGGCCTTGGCCAAAGCAGGATTGGTTAAAACCTCTGATGCCTTAGGCCTCCTCGCCTCTTATAGCAAAGAAGAAGACTTTAGCGTATGGTCTGTCCTTGCTGCTTCTTTGGGCACGCTTGATAACTTGTTGGGGCGCGAAGCGTTTTACGGATCTTTTGTTGTTTTTGCTAAAGAGTTTTTTACTCCTGCCGCGCGACTTATTGGTTGGGATAAAAAACCGGGTGACGGGCACCTTGAAGTCATGCTCCGTTCCCTTCTTCTTCTGAATGCGGGGTGGTATGGGGATAGAAAAATTACGGAAGAGGCACAAAGGCGTTTTCAGGAATTTGTGGCTGGCGGCACGCTTAACCCGGATATAAGACAGGCTGTTTACACCTTGAGCGCGGAAAACGGGGGCGGAGAAGAATTGGAAGCGTTGCTGAAGATTTATGATTCTACTGATTTGCAGGAAGAAAAAATGCGTGTTTTGCGCTCCTTGGCTGGTTTTCGGGATGGACAGTTGTTGAGGCAAGTTCTGCAATTTTCTCTTTCGGAAAGAGTTAGGGCACAGGACACACCCATTCTTATTGCCGGTATCGGCTCCCACTCGGTAGGTAGAAGTGCGGCTTGGGACTTCGTCAAAAGAAATTGGAAAAAACTTCTGGGGCGTTATGAAGGATCCGGTTTAGGACTTCTTTCTATGATGGTGGAGTTTGCCGCTGGGTTTTCTTCGGAGGAAGAGCTAAGGGACGTTGCGGCCTTTTTCCGGAAAGAACGTCGGATGGGGCTGGACAGGACCAAGCGTCAAGTTCTTGAATCCATCAGATCAAAAATCAAATGGCTCCGTAGGGATAGACAGGACATTGAAGAATGGTTAAGAAGCCGCGCCGACTACAAACTGGTTCCTTTTGGAAATAGATGA
- a CDS encoding HAMP domain-containing histidine kinase: MVGFLQHFNVVAECRASKLPLWQCPPFLFLIMGVITIVSMVATFIIASRYTEEPEVAALIVIFVTALFLVMGNLIIAGFNKVSEANRMKSEFISIVSHQLRSPLSIFKWTLDVIDRESKNGKNHDDLANFMATLRDTTENMIRLVNSLLEVSRIEARTVVLKKERFSLAELTQKVIENFRRYAEASGIFIRFEPETLLPEVVADRERIAMVLQNFIDNAIRYTRGSGHILITINKEDNNLRWAVKDEGMGIPPDQQKYIFQKFFRSSQNQHTRGSGVGLYIAKAVIGASEGKIGFTSKESEGSTFWFTLPIT; encoded by the coding sequence ATGGTTGGGTTTCTTCAGCACTTCAACGTGGTTGCCGAATGTCGGGCTTCCAAGCTACCGTTATGGCAGTGTCCTCCGTTTCTTTTTCTTATTATGGGGGTAATCACCATTGTTTCTATGGTGGCCACTTTTATAATCGCCTCCCGCTATACCGAAGAACCCGAAGTCGCCGCTCTTATTGTAATATTCGTCACGGCCCTATTTTTGGTGATGGGGAACCTCATTATAGCCGGATTCAACAAAGTTTCCGAGGCCAATCGCATGAAATCAGAATTTATTTCCATTGTTTCGCATCAACTTCGCTCCCCCCTCTCAATTTTTAAATGGACGCTGGACGTGATTGACCGGGAGTCAAAAAACGGAAAAAACCACGACGATTTGGCCAACTTCATGGCCACCCTGCGCGATACCACGGAAAATATGATACGACTCGTTAATTCGCTTCTGGAAGTAAGCAGAATTGAGGCGCGGACTGTTGTGCTTAAAAAGGAACGTTTTTCCCTGGCTGAACTTACCCAAAAAGTTATTGAAAACTTCCGCCGCTATGCCGAGGCCTCCGGTATTTTCATACGGTTTGAGCCGGAAACGTTATTGCCGGAGGTTGTAGCCGACCGGGAACGAATTGCCATGGTTCTGCAAAACTTCATTGATAATGCCATACGCTATACCAGAGGATCGGGGCATATTTTGATTACAATCAATAAGGAAGATAACAACTTAAGGTGGGCTGTCAAAGACGAGGGTATGGGCATACCGCCCGACCAACAAAAATATATTTTCCAAAAATTTTTCCGGTCTTCCCAAAATCAACATACGCGCGGCTCCGGCGTGGGTCTCTATATAGCCAAGGCGGTCATAGGGGCTTCGGAAGGCAAAATAGGTTTTACCTCCAAGGAAAGCGAGGGGTCGACTTTTTGGTTCACATTACCCATAACATAA